In Granulicatella elegans, one genomic interval encodes:
- the larD gene encoding D/L-lactic acid transporter LarD, giving the protein MFTQEFIHLLLSEFMGTALMILFGVGVHCDEVLKKTKYNGSGHLFAITTWAFGITVTLFIFGGVSINPAMALAKVVLGLLPAEQFIPVAIAEFLGAFVGAVIVWFMYADHFTASEGQVDGIAIRNIFSTNPNCRNLPRNYFVEAFATFIFLTAILATEQVNKDQLNIIVGLLVWAIGMGLGGTTGFAMNQARDLGPRLAYQVLPIKNKVTNDWQYGLLVPGTAPFIGAVAAALFVRYYLGYFM; this is encoded by the coding sequence ATGTTTACACAAGAATTTATTCACTTATTATTATCAGAATTTATGGGAACTGCCCTTATGATTTTATTCGGGGTTGGGGTACACTGTGACGAAGTATTGAAAAAAACTAAATATAATGGTTCAGGTCACTTATTTGCTATCACAACATGGGCATTCGGTATTACTGTTACATTATTCATCTTTGGTGGAGTTAGTATTAACCCAGCAATGGCATTAGCAAAAGTTGTATTAGGATTATTACCTGCTGAACAATTTATTCCTGTAGCAATTGCTGAATTTTTAGGAGCTTTCGTAGGTGCAGTTATCGTATGGTTCATGTATGCAGACCACTTTACAGCTTCTGAAGGTCAAGTAGATGGAATTGCGATTCGTAATATCTTCTCTACAAACCCTAACTGCCGTAACTTACCTCGTAACTACTTCGTCGAAGCATTTGCAACATTTATTTTCTTAACAGCTATTTTAGCTACTGAACAAGTGAATAAAGATCAATTAAACATTATTGTTGGTTTACTTGTATGGGCTATTGGTATGGGTCTAGGAGGTACTACAGGATTTGCGATGAACCAAGCTCGTGACTTAGGTCCTCGTTTAGCTTACCAAGTATTACCAATCAAAAACAAAGTAACTAATGACTGGCAATATGGATTATTAGTTCCAGGTACTGCTCCATTTATCGGTGCTGTAGCTGCTGCATTATTTGTTCGTTATTACTTAGGATATTTCATGTAA
- a CDS encoding LPXTG cell wall anchor domain-containing protein codes for MKTLLKKKTGLLMATLVVFGVMAGTTRAFADGSAETVKQDRQGGIGEYQSHDKYTEIDMQEPIIPDAELHVYSVKDDNGSPAATTTITYKNSLGVFPQLTGVREYKAVAKEGWIFKNWTYEQFFNGKDYENYKDPAGGVSSFSENRNSNKTPYTSGNVISVNRTGTIGETVFSKRIYKVYANLNPTIKATAGEGGSITSAGTTEVSYGGNQKYDFTPNKGYVIASLKIDGVEQTVKPAASGSYEFNAVKSPHTIEVSFKKAKDSVPMTKLKPQTPAPKPEPKTPAPKPEPKTPASKPEPKTPASKPEPETPASKPEPETPASKPEPEKRIGMLPKTGESASYAGLLAALGFSIAGLAILRKKKMMEENNK; via the coding sequence GTGAAAACATTATTAAAAAAGAAAACGGGGCTATTAATGGCCACATTAGTAGTATTTGGCGTTATGGCTGGAACTACACGAGCATTTGCTGATGGCAGTGCAGAAACAGTTAAGCAAGATCGGCAAGGTGGTATTGGGGAGTATCAAAGTCACGACAAATATACGGAAATAGACATGCAGGAGCCGATTATACCAGACGCAGAGCTGCATGTTTATTCTGTAAAAGACGATAACGGCTCGCCTGCAGCCACAACAACTATCACGTACAAAAATTCGCTTGGAGTTTTCCCTCAGCTTACAGGCGTAAGGGAGTATAAAGCCGTTGCAAAGGAAGGTTGGATTTTTAAGAACTGGACGTACGAGCAGTTTTTTAATGGCAAGGACTACGAAAACTACAAAGATCCTGCAGGGGGGGTCTCTTCATTCTCGGAAAATCGCAACAGCAATAAAACTCCTTATACATCGGGAAATGTGATTTCCGTAAACAGGACGGGAACTATAGGAGAAACAGTATTCAGTAAGCGAATTTATAAGGTCTATGCAAACCTTAATCCTACTATAAAGGCAACTGCCGGTGAAGGCGGATCGATAACTTCTGCCGGAACGACAGAAGTCTCATACGGAGGAAATCAGAAATACGATTTTACACCCAACAAAGGATACGTAATAGCTTCGCTGAAGATAGACGGAGTAGAACAGACCGTCAAACCTGCAGCTTCGGGTTCATATGAATTCAATGCGGTAAAATCGCCTCACACTATAGAAGTAAGCTTTAAAAAAGCGAAAGATTCTGTGCCTATGACGAAATTGAAGCCGCAGACACCAGCTCCTAAGCCGGAGCCTAAGACACCAGCTCCTAAGCCAGAGCCTAAGACACCAGCATCTAAGCCAGAGCCTAAGACACCAGCATCTAAGCCGGAGCCTGAGACACCAGCATCTAAGCCGGAGCCTGAGACACCAGCATCTAAGCCGGAGCCTGAAAAGCGTATTGGTATGCTTCCTAAGACAGGCGAATCAGCATCATATGCAGGCTTGCTCGCAGCGCTTGGCTTCTCAATTGCAGGACTTGCAATTCTTCGTAAGAAGAAAATGATGGAAGAAAACAATAAGTAG